The following are encoded together in the Naumannella cuiyingiana genome:
- a CDS encoding GuaB1 family IMP dehydrogenase-related protein — MRFLNQPQHDLTYNDVFMVPSRSQVTSRLDVDLTSTDGLGTPLPLVAANMTAVSGRRMAETMARSGGVAIIPQDIPTDVVAETIGKVKGSHTVFDTPVTVTPGTTVGEAISLLPKRGHGVVLVVEDGLPVGTVTEADAQGVDRFAQVRTIMGGELVKVSPTDSPREIFDQLSAAHDDYAIALGDDGRLLGVMTRKGALRAAIYAPALDADGRLKIGTAVGINGDVPARAEALLAAGSDVLVVDTAHGHQDKMINVLEAVRDVRDKLAPGVPIVAGNVVTADGTRELIDAGADVIKVGVGPGAMCTTRMQTGVGRPQFSAVLECSAAARELGKAVWADGGVRHPRDVALALAAGAGSVMIGSWFAGTHESPGNLMVAADGRPYKESFGMASARAVRNRTRDSSGFERARAGLFEEGISSSRMYLDAERPGVQDLLDFITSGVRSSCTYAGAANLPEFAERAVIGIQSTSGYDEGRPLHASW; from the coding sequence GTGCGTTTCCTGAACCAGCCGCAGCACGACCTGACCTACAACGACGTGTTCATGGTCCCGTCGCGCTCGCAGGTCACTTCACGACTCGATGTCGACCTGACCAGCACCGACGGCCTCGGCACCCCGCTGCCGCTCGTCGCCGCCAACATGACGGCCGTCTCGGGCCGCCGAATGGCCGAGACGATGGCCCGCAGCGGCGGCGTCGCGATCATCCCTCAGGACATTCCGACCGATGTCGTCGCGGAGACCATCGGCAAGGTCAAGGGCTCCCACACGGTCTTCGACACCCCGGTCACGGTCACGCCGGGCACGACGGTCGGCGAGGCCATCAGCCTGCTGCCCAAGCGCGGCCACGGGGTCGTGCTGGTCGTCGAGGACGGTCTGCCGGTCGGCACGGTCACCGAGGCAGACGCCCAGGGCGTCGACCGGTTCGCCCAGGTCCGGACGATCATGGGCGGCGAGCTGGTCAAGGTCTCCCCCACCGACTCGCCGCGAGAGATCTTCGACCAGTTGTCCGCGGCCCACGACGACTATGCGATCGCGCTCGGCGACGACGGCCGACTGCTCGGTGTGATGACCCGCAAGGGCGCGCTGCGCGCCGCGATCTACGCGCCCGCGCTGGACGCCGACGGCCGGCTGAAGATCGGCACGGCGGTCGGCATCAACGGCGATGTGCCCGCCCGGGCCGAGGCGCTGCTCGCCGCGGGTTCCGATGTCCTCGTGGTCGACACCGCGCACGGCCACCAGGACAAGATGATCAACGTGCTGGAGGCGGTCCGCGATGTGCGGGACAAGCTGGCGCCCGGCGTACCGATCGTGGCCGGGAACGTGGTCACCGCCGACGGTACCCGCGAGCTGATCGACGCCGGCGCCGACGTGATCAAGGTCGGGGTCGGTCCCGGCGCGATGTGCACGACGCGGATGCAGACCGGTGTCGGCCGGCCGCAGTTCTCCGCGGTGCTGGAGTGCTCGGCGGCCGCCCGCGAGCTGGGCAAGGCGGTCTGGGCCGATGGTGGGGTACGCCATCCGCGCGATGTCGCCCTTGCGCTGGCGGCGGGCGCGGGCTCGGTGATGATCGGCTCCTGGTTCGCCGGCACCCACGAATCGCCCGGCAACCTGATGGTCGCCGCCGACGGGCGCCCCTACAAGGAGTCCTTCGGGATGGCCTCGGCGCGCGCGGTGCGCAACCGGACCCGGGACTCCTCGGGCTTCGAGCGCGCGCGGGCGGGACTGTTCGAGGAGGGGATCTCGTCCTCGCGGATGTATCTCGACGCCGAGCGCCCCGGCGTACAGGATCTGCTGGACTTCATCACCTCGGGGGTCCGCAGCTCGTGCACCTATGCCGGAGCGGCCAATCTGCCCGAGTTCGCCGAGCGCGCCGTGATCGGCATCCAGTCCACGTCCGGTTACGACGAGGGCCGGCCCCTGCACGCCTCCTGGTGA
- a CDS encoding cytochrome b, whose amino-acid sequence MAKPSQRVEAPVDDAVPATSPKPKHPLQAGAGIATWADDRLGLAGLLKKNLRKIFPDHWSFLLGEIALYSFIILLLTGVFLTLWFKPSMSEIEYEGSYQLLRGLEMSEAYASTLNISFDIRGGLLMRQMHHWAAMLFLGAMTAHMLRIFFTGAFRKPRELNWLIGIGLLSMGIVEGFAGYSLPDDLLSGTGLRIADGLMRSVPIVGTWAEFLIFGGEYPGDIVIERFYMAHILLIPGLILGLITAHLALVVYHKHTQYPGPGRKETNVVGYPLFPVYMAKAGGFFFIVFGVTALMGAFMQINPLWTYGPYNPAEVTAGSQPDWYMGWLEGGLRIMPGWEWAWGWIGIIPPTTWSWNVFLPGVGLMGLLFTLLGAYPFIEQWITGDKRDHNILQYPWQAPTRTALGVAGMSVYGVFWMAGGNDILAIQFNLSLNFLTELFRILVFAAPIAAFIITRRICLGIQRRNAERVLHGGESGLMERSPDGEYHEAHVPISTDEAYTLTQAAEDRPVQAVEGTDERGVKRKKGGISKLRAAASRWYFADNVRKPTAAEIEAAHHHDEPEGHSDSGNGHHAVDGDGSDRSALESSKH is encoded by the coding sequence ATGGCGAAACCCAGCCAACGCGTGGAGGCGCCCGTCGACGACGCGGTCCCGGCCACCAGCCCCAAGCCGAAGCATCCGCTGCAGGCGGGTGCCGGCATCGCCACCTGGGCCGACGACCGGCTCGGCCTGGCCGGCCTGTTGAAGAAGAACCTGCGCAAGATCTTCCCCGACCACTGGTCGTTCCTGCTCGGCGAGATCGCGCTGTACAGCTTCATCATCCTGCTGCTCACCGGCGTCTTCCTGACGCTGTGGTTCAAGCCGTCGATGTCGGAGATCGAGTACGAGGGCTCCTACCAGCTCCTCCGTGGGCTCGAGATGTCGGAGGCCTACGCCTCGACGCTGAACATCAGCTTCGACATCCGCGGCGGCCTGCTGATGCGGCAGATGCACCACTGGGCGGCGATGCTCTTCCTCGGCGCGATGACCGCGCACATGCTGCGCATCTTCTTCACCGGGGCGTTCCGCAAGCCGCGCGAGCTGAACTGGCTGATCGGCATCGGCTTGTTGTCGATGGGCATCGTCGAGGGCTTCGCCGGCTACTCGCTGCCCGATGACCTGCTGTCCGGCACCGGCTTGCGGATCGCCGACGGCCTGATGCGTTCGGTGCCCATCGTCGGCACCTGGGCCGAGTTCTTGATCTTCGGCGGCGAGTACCCGGGCGACATCGTGATCGAGCGCTTCTACATGGCGCACATCCTGCTCATCCCGGGCCTGATCCTCGGCCTGATCACCGCGCACCTGGCGCTGGTCGTGTACCACAAGCACACGCAGTACCCGGGCCCGGGCCGCAAGGAGACCAACGTCGTCGGCTACCCGCTCTTCCCGGTCTACATGGCCAAGGCCGGCGGCTTCTTCTTCATCGTCTTCGGCGTGACGGCCCTGATGGGCGCGTTCATGCAGATCAACCCGCTGTGGACCTACGGTCCCTACAACCCGGCCGAGGTGACCGCCGGCTCGCAGCCGGACTGGTACATGGGCTGGCTGGAGGGCGGCCTGCGGATCATGCCCGGCTGGGAATGGGCGTGGGGCTGGATCGGGATCATCCCGCCGACCACCTGGTCGTGGAACGTGTTCCTGCCCGGCGTGGGCCTGATGGGCCTGTTGTTCACGCTGCTCGGCGCGTACCCCTTCATCGAGCAGTGGATCACCGGCGACAAGCGCGACCACAACATCCTGCAGTACCCGTGGCAGGCGCCCACCCGGACCGCGCTCGGCGTCGCCGGGATGTCGGTCTACGGCGTGTTCTGGATGGCTGGCGGCAACGACATCTTGGCCATCCAGTTCAACCTCAGCCTGAACTTCCTGACCGAGCTGTTCCGGATCCTGGTCTTCGCCGCACCGATCGCCGCGTTCATCATCACCCGGCGGATCTGCCTGGGCATCCAGCGGCGCAACGCCGAGCGGGTGCTGCACGGCGGCGAGTCCGGCCTGATGGAGCGCAGCCCCGACGGCGAGTACCACGAGGCGCACGTGCCGATCAGCACCGACGAGGCGTACACGCTCACCCAGGCGGCGGAGGACCGGCCCGTGCAGGCCGTGGAGGGCACCGACGAGCGCGGGGTGAAGCGCAAGAAGGGCGGGATCTCCAAGCTGCGGGCCGCCGCGAGCCGGTGGTACTTCGCCGACAACGTCCGCAAGCCCACGGCAGCCGAGATCGAGGCGGCGCACCACCACGACGAGCCCGAGGGCCACAGCGACTCCGGCAACGGCCACCACGCCGTGGACGGCGACGGCAGCGATCGCAGCGCGCTGGAGTCCAGCAAGCACTGA
- a CDS encoding Rieske 2Fe-2S domain-containing protein, with the protein MPGTTVVDTKPIADPGIEEHVERWTDVDEGAARRSARNISALFLLAPVFAIAYVVIYFAVPREMTIRVSETSQFSAQTTLLGACLGLALLCIGVGAVQWARQIMTDHEEAEERHPAASSDADREAIMIEVDKGITQSGVSRRQMILRSLGIGVGALGLPAIISLADLGPWPTRPEIDRTIATTIWSEGVRLVNDVTYTPIRAADLQIGQLVNAQPANLEELHGTEFLQQKAKAAIIIVRMNPNQIVIPETRRDWHVNGILCYSKICTHVGCPISLWEQQTHHLLCPCHQSTFDLGRAGIVVFGPASRALPQLPITVDGEGYLIARSGFVDDEGHNLPTGPSYFERDSTHDLTRSLPGEGEN; encoded by the coding sequence ATCCCCGGCACCACCGTCGTCGACACGAAACCGATCGCCGACCCCGGTATCGAGGAGCATGTCGAGCGCTGGACCGATGTCGACGAGGGCGCCGCCCGCCGGTCGGCCCGCAACATCTCGGCGCTGTTCCTGCTGGCTCCGGTGTTCGCGATCGCCTATGTCGTGATCTATTTCGCCGTGCCGCGGGAGATGACCATCCGCGTGTCGGAGACCAGCCAGTTCTCGGCGCAGACCACGCTGCTCGGCGCGTGCCTCGGCCTGGCGCTGCTGTGCATCGGCGTCGGCGCGGTGCAGTGGGCGCGCCAGATCATGACCGACCACGAGGAGGCCGAGGAGCGGCACCCCGCCGCATCCTCCGACGCGGATCGCGAAGCGATCATGATCGAGGTCGACAAGGGCATCACCCAGTCCGGCGTCAGCCGTCGGCAGATGATCCTGCGCAGCCTCGGCATCGGCGTCGGCGCGCTCGGTCTGCCCGCGATCATCTCCCTCGCCGACCTCGGCCCGTGGCCCACCCGGCCGGAGATCGACCGCACGATCGCGACGACGATCTGGTCGGAGGGGGTACGCCTGGTCAATGACGTGACCTACACGCCGATCCGGGCCGCCGACCTGCAGATCGGCCAGCTCGTCAACGCCCAGCCGGCCAACCTGGAGGAGCTGCACGGCACCGAGTTCCTGCAGCAGAAGGCCAAGGCGGCGATCATCATCGTCCGGATGAATCCGAACCAGATCGTCATCCCCGAGACCCGGCGTGACTGGCACGTCAACGGAATCTTGTGCTACTCCAAGATCTGCACCCACGTCGGCTGCCCGATCAGCCTGTGGGAACAGCAGACCCACCACCTGCTGTGCCCGTGCCACCAGTCGACGTTCGACCTCGGCCGCGCCGGGATCGTCGTCTTCGGTCCGGCGTCGCGTGCGCTGCCCCAACTGCCGATCACCGTCGACGGCGAGGGCTATCTGATCGCACGCTCGGGCTTCGTCGACGACGAGGGCCACAACCTGCCCACGGGCCCCAGCTATTTCGAGCGCGACTCGACCCACGACCTGACGCGCTCGCTGCCCGGAGAGGGTGAGAACTGA
- a CDS encoding c-type cytochrome, giving the protein MKFLSSRRRHPAAKPILLLLALFFIGGLYAVAAPSSQSSADGGNSQQVAEGKALYAVGCSSCHGMNGEGSRQGPPLAGVGAAAVDFQVGTGRMPMAASAVQAPRKPAQYSQAEIDALAAYVATLGPGPAIPEPDQYEPAGLSQEEINRGGELFRTNCSACHNFGGSGGAMPSGKAAPPLTGVDPKHIYEALRTGPGEMPVFSKEVITDEDAKAIIAYLEALQRQPSGGLTLGALGPVSEGLWAWVVGIGGLCLFAVWIASKGARAK; this is encoded by the coding sequence GTGAAGTTCTTGTCATCCCGTCGGCGGCACCCGGCGGCGAAGCCGATCCTTCTGCTGCTGGCGCTCTTCTTCATCGGCGGCCTGTACGCCGTCGCGGCGCCGAGTTCGCAGAGCTCGGCCGACGGCGGCAACTCCCAGCAGGTCGCCGAGGGCAAGGCGTTGTACGCCGTCGGCTGCTCCTCGTGCCACGGCATGAACGGCGAGGGCAGCCGCCAGGGCCCGCCGCTCGCGGGTGTCGGCGCCGCTGCCGTCGACTTCCAGGTCGGCACCGGCCGGATGCCGATGGCCGCCTCCGCCGTGCAGGCCCCGCGCAAGCCCGCCCAGTACTCCCAGGCCGAGATCGACGCGCTGGCCGCCTATGTCGCCACCCTGGGCCCCGGCCCCGCGATTCCGGAGCCGGACCAGTACGAGCCGGCCGGGCTGTCGCAGGAGGAGATCAACCGCGGCGGCGAGCTGTTCCGGACCAACTGCTCCGCCTGTCACAACTTCGGCGGCTCGGGCGGTGCCATGCCCAGCGGCAAGGCCGCACCGCCGCTGACCGGCGTCGACCCCAAGCACATCTACGAGGCCCTGCGGACCGGGCCCGGTGAGATGCCGGTGTTCTCCAAGGAGGTCATCACCGACGAGGACGCGAAGGCGATCATCGCCTACCTCGAGGCGCTGCAGCGCCAGCCGTCCGGTGGCCTCACCCTCGGCGCGCTCGGCCCGGTCTCGGAGGGTCTGTGGGCCTGGGTCGTCGGCATCGGCGGCCTGTGCCTGTTCGCCGTCTGGATCGCCTCGAAGGGAGCGCGCGCGAAGTGA
- a CDS encoding heme-copper oxidase subunit III has protein sequence MGTMVWLASDLMFFAGLFAAYFTIQNVTDAQAAATGGTALFEWGHSLMNIPFTVTNTAVLVASSFTCQMGVFAAHRRQVSRTGSILNPLKWGLREWYILTFVMGAFFIGGQVFEYATLFSEGLTIYSDPYGSIFFLATGFHGLHVTGGLIAFVFVLGRTYLARTFTHEQYVSTECVSYYWHFVDVVWVALFFVIYLLPFLTY, from the coding sequence ATCGGCACCATGGTGTGGCTGGCCTCGGACCTGATGTTCTTCGCCGGGCTGTTCGCGGCCTACTTCACCATCCAGAACGTCACCGACGCCCAGGCGGCGGCGACCGGTGGGACGGCGCTGTTCGAGTGGGGCCACTCGCTGATGAACATCCCGTTCACCGTGACCAACACCGCGGTGCTGGTGGCGAGTTCGTTCACCTGCCAGATGGGCGTGTTCGCCGCCCACCGGCGGCAGGTCTCGCGTACCGGAAGCATCCTCAACCCGCTCAAGTGGGGGCTGCGCGAGTGGTACATCCTCACCTTCGTGATGGGCGCCTTCTTCATCGGCGGCCAGGTTTTCGAGTACGCCACGCTGTTCAGCGAGGGCCTGACGATCTACAGCGACCCCTACGGCTCGATCTTCTTCCTCGCGACGGGCTTCCACGGCCTGCACGTCACGGGCGGCCTGATCGCCTTCGTGTTCGTCCTCGGCCGCACCTACCTGGCGCGGACCTTCACCCACGAGCAGTACGTGTCCACCGAATGCGTGTCCTACTACTGGCACTTCGTCGATGTCGTGTGGGTGGCGCTGTTCTTCGTGATCTACCTGCTGCCGTTCCTCACCTACTGA
- a CDS encoding response regulator transcription factor produces MDDQAAERPATVLIYSDDRSTRDDIRYALGRRVAADLPEIAIVEAATYKAVLRALDAGGVDVAVFDGEAVPAGGMGLCRQVKDEVADCPPIVVLVARPQDAWLATWSHADAVSTHPVDPVALPGVVAGQLRTRLADTVA; encoded by the coding sequence ATGGATGACCAAGCAGCCGAGCGCCCCGCGACCGTGTTGATCTATTCCGATGACCGGTCCACCCGGGACGACATCAGGTACGCCCTGGGCCGCCGCGTCGCCGCCGACCTGCCCGAGATCGCGATCGTCGAGGCCGCCACCTACAAGGCGGTGCTGCGCGCGCTCGACGCCGGCGGGGTGGATGTCGCGGTCTTCGACGGCGAGGCGGTGCCGGCCGGCGGGATGGGGCTGTGTCGCCAGGTGAAGGACGAGGTGGCCGACTGCCCGCCGATCGTCGTCCTGGTCGCCCGACCCCAGGACGCCTGGCTCGCCACCTGGTCGCATGCCGATGCGGTGTCGACCCATCCGGTCGATCCCGTCGCGCTGCCGGGCGTCGTCGCCGGGCAGTTGCGTACCCGCCTCGCCGACACCGTCGCCTGA
- the trpD gene encoding anthranilate phosphoribosyltransferase codes for MAATASGSAVPNWPDLLTALVRGADLSTDDARWAMSEVLTGAAVPVQVAAFAVALRAKGETVAELRGLADAMLEHGTPVRLGGETVDVVGSGGDRANTVNISTMAAIVAAAAGARVAKHGNRAASSACGTADVLEELGVVLDPGPQAQPGLLEEAGIVFFFAPRYHPALRHAAQARRELGIATTFNLLGPLANPARPAAQAVGIADARSAPLVAGVIADRGHRGMVFHGGDGLDELTTTTRSRVWLIGGGRVREVALDPAELGLARASLDQLVGGEPALNADIARRTLAGEPGPVRDIVALNAAAALLAYAGPNLDRDLAEQLRPRLADAVAAMESGAATAKLEAWAAATRRAADR; via the coding sequence GTGGCCGCGACTGCGTCCGGGTCCGCGGTCCCGAACTGGCCGGATCTGCTGACCGCGCTCGTCCGAGGCGCCGACCTGTCGACCGATGACGCGCGCTGGGCCATGTCGGAGGTGCTGACCGGCGCCGCCGTGCCGGTGCAGGTGGCGGCCTTCGCCGTGGCGCTGCGGGCCAAGGGCGAGACCGTGGCCGAGCTGCGGGGCCTGGCCGATGCGATGTTGGAGCACGGTACGCCGGTGCGGCTGGGGGGCGAGACCGTCGATGTCGTCGGGTCCGGTGGTGACCGGGCGAACACCGTGAACATCTCCACGATGGCGGCGATCGTGGCCGCCGCGGCCGGAGCGCGGGTCGCCAAGCACGGCAACCGGGCGGCGTCGTCGGCCTGCGGTACGGCCGATGTGCTGGAGGAGCTCGGGGTGGTCCTCGACCCGGGCCCGCAGGCGCAGCCGGGGCTGCTGGAGGAGGCCGGCATCGTCTTCTTCTTTGCGCCGCGCTATCACCCGGCCCTGCGGCATGCCGCGCAGGCGCGGCGCGAGCTCGGCATCGCCACCACGTTCAATCTGCTGGGCCCGCTGGCCAATCCCGCCCGGCCCGCCGCCCAGGCCGTGGGGATCGCCGACGCCAGGTCGGCGCCGCTGGTCGCCGGCGTGATCGCCGACCGCGGGCACCGCGGGATGGTCTTCCACGGCGGCGACGGGTTGGACGAGCTGACCACCACGACCCGCTCGCGGGTCTGGCTGATCGGCGGCGGCCGGGTCCGCGAGGTGGCACTGGATCCCGCCGAGCTGGGCCTGGCGCGGGCGAGTCTCGACCAACTCGTCGGCGGCGAGCCCGCGCTGAATGCCGACATCGCTCGGCGTACCCTCGCGGGCGAGCCCGGCCCGGTCCGCGACATCGTCGCGCTGAACGCCGCCGCGGCCCTGCTCGCCTATGCCGGGCCGAACCTGGACCGCGACCTCGCCGAGCAACTCCGCCCGCGCCTGGCCGACGCCGTCGCCGCCATGGAATCCGGTGCCGCCACCGCCAAGCTGGAGGCCTGGGCCGCCGCCACCCGACGCGCCGCCGACCGCTGA
- a CDS encoding ROK family protein: MTTPSQDLVRAETDRQVLREFFANARLTRAEVAASTGISKPTISQAVRRLAERGLLAEAGPASGGRGRSGTWYALRAEAGCALAVDAGPDGVRAELLDLTGERLAEVARPLRAPVAGKALAEALDGVLAEATAASPGSVLAATVGAADPVDQGSGRLVELPGSPFLMGDLDAGATLERHVPGRWLLDNDVNWAALAEREAAGTPGPPELVLIYLGPGIGSGLIMDGRIVRGARGLAGELAQVPVPGPEGTLRLVELPGALGLTRPGTSAIDVARARAMITDPVRREPLLAGLTAAICAVTALLDPGLVLITGPWGRGTGLAEALDARVAAEAGVPAPVREAALGPDAVMVGLRTAALTRARAAVEAG; this comes from the coding sequence GTGACCACGCCCTCGCAGGACCTCGTCCGCGCCGAGACCGACCGGCAGGTGCTGCGTGAGTTCTTCGCCAACGCCCGGTTGACCCGGGCCGAGGTGGCGGCGAGTACAGGCATCTCGAAGCCGACGATCAGTCAGGCGGTACGCCGGCTCGCCGAGCGCGGGCTGCTCGCCGAGGCCGGCCCGGCCAGCGGCGGCCGCGGCCGATCCGGGACCTGGTATGCGCTACGAGCCGAGGCCGGGTGCGCGCTTGCGGTCGATGCGGGTCCGGACGGGGTACGCGCGGAACTGCTCGACCTGACCGGTGAGCGGCTGGCCGAGGTGGCCCGCCCGCTGCGCGCGCCGGTGGCCGGCAAGGCCCTGGCCGAGGCGCTCGATGGCGTGCTGGCGGAGGCGACGGCGGCCAGCCCGGGATCGGTGCTGGCGGCGACGGTGGGCGCGGCCGACCCGGTCGACCAGGGCAGCGGCCGGCTGGTCGAGCTGCCCGGATCACCGTTCCTGATGGGCGATCTGGACGCCGGGGCCACCCTGGAGCGCCACGTGCCGGGCCGCTGGCTGCTCGACAACGACGTGAACTGGGCCGCGCTCGCCGAGCGCGAGGCGGCCGGGACGCCGGGCCCGCCGGAGTTGGTGTTGATCTATCTCGGCCCGGGCATCGGTTCCGGGCTGATCATGGACGGGCGGATCGTCCGCGGCGCGCGCGGGCTGGCCGGCGAGCTGGCCCAGGTGCCGGTGCCCGGGCCGGAGGGGACGCTGCGCCTGGTCGAGCTGCCGGGCGCGCTCGGCCTGACCAGGCCCGGGACCTCGGCGATCGATGTTGCCCGAGCCCGCGCGATGATCACCGATCCGGTACGCCGCGAGCCGCTGCTCGCCGGGCTGACCGCGGCGATCTGCGCGGTCACGGCGCTGCTCGACCCCGGGCTGGTCTTGATCACCGGGCCGTGGGGCCGCGGCACGGGCCTCGCCGAGGCACTGGATGCGCGGGTCGCCGCCGAGGCCGGCGTACCCGCCCCGGTGCGGGAGGCCGCCCTGGGCCCGGATGCGGTGATGGTCGGCCTGCGCACCGCGGCCCTCACCCGCGCCCGTGCCGCCGTCGAGGCCGGCTGA
- a CDS encoding YbiU family protein, protein MTSTTELPHWETQPTDLAAATAEIKRALRERIERESGRSVEDVFADVVAHVEAEVADVEATRARGEEVWPVLDFADIAAGEISDEQRAQVRRRGCAVIRGTFDRAQAEQWDRDIVEYVEGNGFFDAYTGPADDFFESVMSKPEIYPIYWSEAQMAARTHPRMATAQGFLNSLWTHESEGRVWFDPDRDSLYPDRIRRRPPGTDSGGLGTHLDPGTLDLWMTAGYQEHFRHLFAGDVASYDPWDAAYRTEAAQYPGSTMCSAFRTFQGWTALSEMGRDQGVLHTVPIPKAMAYLMLRPLLSDVPETEMAGVRPNRTFPVNPELHPHLVRGLSGIPDVAPGDTVWWHCDMIHSVAPVTDQQGWGNVMYIPAAPWCAKNAEYAASVARALETGNSPADFPEENYEAGWPDRFAVSDLNEIGRRGLGL, encoded by the coding sequence ATGACGAGCACCACCGAGCTGCCGCACTGGGAGACCCAGCCGACCGACCTGGCCGCTGCCACTGCCGAGATCAAGCGGGCACTTCGCGAGCGCATCGAGCGCGAGTCCGGCCGCAGCGTCGAGGACGTGTTCGCCGATGTGGTCGCCCACGTCGAGGCCGAGGTCGCCGACGTCGAAGCAACCCGGGCGCGCGGCGAGGAGGTCTGGCCGGTCCTGGACTTCGCCGACATCGCCGCCGGTGAGATCTCCGACGAGCAGCGCGCGCAGGTACGCCGCCGCGGCTGCGCGGTGATCCGCGGCACCTTCGACCGCGCGCAGGCCGAGCAGTGGGATCGCGACATCGTCGAGTATGTCGAGGGCAACGGCTTCTTCGACGCCTACACCGGTCCCGCCGATGACTTCTTCGAGTCGGTGATGAGCAAGCCCGAGATCTACCCGATCTACTGGTCGGAAGCGCAGATGGCGGCGCGTACCCATCCGCGGATGGCCACCGCACAGGGCTTCCTGAACTCGCTGTGGACGCATGAGTCCGAGGGCCGGGTCTGGTTCGATCCCGACCGCGACTCGCTCTACCCCGACCGGATCCGCCGCCGCCCGCCGGGCACCGACTCGGGCGGCCTCGGCACCCATCTCGACCCGGGCACGCTCGACCTGTGGATGACCGCCGGCTACCAGGAGCACTTCCGCCACCTGTTCGCCGGTGATGTCGCGAGCTACGACCCGTGGGATGCCGCGTACCGCACCGAGGCCGCGCAGTATCCGGGCAGCACCATGTGCTCGGCCTTCCGCACCTTCCAGGGGTGGACCGCGCTCAGTGAGATGGGCCGCGACCAGGGCGTGTTGCACACCGTGCCGATCCCGAAGGCAATGGCGTACCTGATGTTGCGCCCGCTGCTGTCCGATGTTCCGGAGACGGAGATGGCCGGGGTACGCCCGAATCGCACTTTCCCGGTGAATCCCGAGCTGCACCCGCACCTCGTGCGCGGGCTGTCCGGGATCCCGGACGTCGCTCCCGGCGACACCGTGTGGTGGCACTGCGACATGATCCACTCCGTCGCGCCGGTCACCGACCAGCAGGGCTGGGGCAATGTCATGTACATCCCCGCCGCGCCGTGGTGTGCCAAGAATGCGGAGTACGCCGCGAGCGTCGCGCGGGCCCTGGAGACCGGCAACAGCCCGGCCGACTTCCCCGAGGAGAACTACGAGGCCGGCTGGCCCGATCGGTTCGCCGTCTCCGACCTGAACGAGATCGGTCGCCGCGGCCTCGGTCTGTGA
- a CDS encoding S-(hydroxymethyl)mycothiol dehydrogenase, with the protein MQQVNGVVARAKGEPVRIEKINIPDPGPGEAVVAIQACGVCHTDLHYREGGINDEFPFLLGHEAAGVVESVGEGVEEVAPGDFVVLNWRAVCGRCRACRRGEPWYCFDTHNALQKMTLTDGTELSPALGIGAFADKTLVAAGQCTKVDPSARPAAVGLLGCGVMAGLGAAINTGNVGRGKSVAVIGVGGVGMAAVVGSRLAGAGRIIAVDVDDRKLEWAKNLGATDVINSSRADPVEGIQALTDGFGADVVIDAVGRPETWRQAFYARDLAGTVVLVGVPTPEMKVPDLPLIDFFGRGGSLKSSWYGDCLPERDFPMLVDLYQQGRLDLDAFVTEEIGLDQVEQAFARMHDGDVLRSVVVW; encoded by the coding sequence ATGCAGCAGGTGAACGGAGTCGTGGCGCGGGCCAAGGGCGAACCGGTCCGCATCGAGAAGATCAACATCCCCGATCCCGGGCCCGGTGAGGCGGTCGTTGCGATCCAGGCCTGCGGGGTGTGTCACACCGATCTGCACTATCGCGAGGGCGGCATCAACGACGAGTTCCCGTTCCTGCTGGGTCACGAGGCGGCGGGGGTCGTCGAATCGGTCGGCGAGGGCGTCGAGGAGGTCGCCCCCGGCGATTTCGTCGTCCTCAACTGGCGTGCCGTCTGCGGCAGGTGCCGGGCATGCCGACGCGGCGAACCCTGGTACTGCTTCGACACCCACAATGCGTTGCAGAAGATGACCTTGACCGACGGGACCGAACTCAGCCCGGCGCTGGGTATCGGCGCCTTCGCGGACAAGACCCTGGTCGCGGCGGGGCAGTGCACCAAGGTCGATCCGAGCGCGCGTCCGGCGGCCGTCGGACTGCTCGGCTGCGGCGTGATGGCCGGGCTCGGAGCGGCGATCAACACCGGCAACGTCGGTCGTGGCAAGAGCGTGGCGGTGATCGGCGTCGGCGGCGTCGGGATGGCCGCCGTAGTCGGATCGCGGTTGGCCGGCGCGGGCCGGATCATTGCCGTGGACGTCGATGACCGGAAGCTGGAGTGGGCGAAGAATCTCGGTGCGACCGATGTGATCAACTCGTCGCGGGCCGATCCCGTGGAGGGAATCCAGGCGCTCACCGACGGGTTTGGTGCCGATGTGGTGATCGACGCGGTCGGCCGGCCGGAGACCTGGCGACAGGCGTTCTATGCGCGTGATCTTGCCGGGACGGTGGTGCTGGTCGGCGTACCCACGCCGGAGATGAAGGTGCCCGACCTGCCCTTGATCGATTTCTTCGGCCGCGGCGGGTCGCTGAAGTCGAGCTGGTACGGCGACTGCCTGCCCGAGCGCGACTTCCCGATGCTGGTCGATCTGTACCAGCAGGGTCGCCTCGACCTGGACGCGTTCGTCACCGAGGAGATCGGGTTGGACCAGGTCGAGCAGGCGTTCGCCCGGATGCACGACGGCGACGTGCTACGTTCGGTGGTGGTCTGGTGA